A window of Corallococcus macrosporus DSM 14697 contains these coding sequences:
- the folK gene encoding 2-amino-4-hydroxy-6-hydroxymethyldihydropteridine diphosphokinase, giving the protein MSDTVYVGLGSNEGERENHLVAALSALSRIDAVAVLHCSSLFDSAPVGPPQPRFLNAVVALECGLPPQRLLCILQQIEKDLGRRREVRWGPRTIDLDILFWEGQVVADPTLQVPHLELHKRRFALEPLVELAPHLRHPVLGMSVKELLGKLAPQDVRRSEATWWPEASYSSNDT; this is encoded by the coding sequence GTGAGCGACACCGTCTACGTGGGATTGGGTTCCAACGAGGGGGAGCGAGAGAATCACCTCGTCGCCGCCCTGTCCGCGCTGTCCCGCATCGACGCGGTGGCCGTGCTCCATTGCTCCTCGCTCTTCGACAGCGCCCCCGTGGGGCCGCCGCAGCCGCGCTTCCTCAACGCGGTGGTGGCCCTGGAGTGTGGCCTGCCGCCGCAGCGGCTGCTCTGCATCCTCCAGCAGATTGAGAAGGACCTGGGGCGCCGCCGGGAGGTGCGCTGGGGCCCGCGCACCATCGACCTGGACATCCTCTTCTGGGAGGGACAGGTGGTGGCCGACCCCACGCTGCAGGTGCCCCACCTGGAGCTGCACAAGCGCCGCTTCGCCCTGGAGCCGCTCGTTGAGCTGGCGCCACACCTGCGTCATCCGGTACTGGGGATGTCGGTGAAGGAGCTCCTCGGGAAACTCGCCCCGCAGGATGTCCGCAGGAGCGAGGCCACGTGGTGGCCGGAAGCGAGCTACTCGAGCAACGACACATGA
- a CDS encoding KpsF/GutQ family sugar-phosphate isomerase: MARSSRSVAKKPRLRALPGRPAQAPAVLPDAEATLAYARSVLEAEARAILGVTERLGDDFLRAVQLVRDCAGQVIVTGMGKAGHIGQKLSATLASTGIRSVYLHPAEAVHGDLGRVGRGDVILALSNSGSTEELIRLLPSFKRMQTPVIALTGDAKSPLGRGADVVLDIGAIAEACPMGLVPTASTAALHAVGDALAMTVLRSRPFGTEDYALLHPGGKLGRSVQRVFELMRTGNANPLVRDTSPLSAVVGVMTKTPGRPGAACVVDKAGKLVGIFTDGDLRRRVEAGLTDFTVPVRELMGKRPRCVTPETLVLTAATQMRELRVDQLPVVDVEGRAVGLLDVQDLLAAKFV, from the coding sequence ATGGCCCGCTCCTCTCGCTCCGTTGCCAAGAAGCCCCGCCTGCGCGCCCTCCCCGGCCGTCCCGCCCAGGCGCCTGCCGTCCTCCCCGACGCGGAGGCCACGCTCGCCTACGCGCGCAGCGTGCTGGAGGCGGAGGCCCGCGCCATCCTGGGTGTCACCGAGCGCCTGGGCGACGACTTCCTGCGCGCCGTGCAGCTCGTGCGGGACTGTGCGGGCCAGGTCATCGTCACCGGCATGGGCAAGGCGGGCCACATCGGCCAGAAGCTGTCCGCCACGCTGGCCTCCACCGGCATCCGCTCCGTGTACCTGCACCCGGCGGAGGCCGTGCACGGCGACCTGGGCCGCGTGGGCCGGGGCGACGTCATCCTGGCGCTGTCCAACAGCGGCTCCACGGAGGAGCTCATCCGGCTGCTGCCGTCCTTCAAGCGGATGCAGACGCCCGTCATCGCGCTCACGGGTGACGCGAAGAGCCCGCTGGGCCGGGGCGCGGACGTGGTGCTGGACATCGGCGCCATCGCGGAGGCGTGCCCCATGGGGCTGGTGCCCACGGCCTCCACCGCCGCGCTGCACGCGGTGGGTGACGCGCTCGCGATGACGGTGCTGCGCTCGCGGCCCTTCGGCACGGAGGACTACGCGCTCCTGCACCCGGGCGGGAAGCTGGGCCGCTCCGTGCAGCGCGTCTTCGAGCTGATGCGCACCGGCAACGCCAACCCGCTGGTGCGCGACACCTCGCCCTTGTCCGCGGTGGTGGGGGTGATGACGAAGACGCCGGGCAGGCCGGGCGCCGCGTGCGTGGTGGACAAGGCTGGGAAGCTGGTGGGCATCTTCACCGACGGCGACCTGCGCCGCCGCGTGGAGGCGGGCCTCACCGACTTCACCGTGCCCGTGCGCGAGCTGATGGGGAAGCGTCCGCGCTGCGTGACGCCGGAGACGCTGGTGCTCACCGCCGCCACGCAGATGCGCGAGCTGCGCGTGGACCAGCTCCCCGTGGTGGACGTGGAGGGCCGCGCGGTGGGCCTGCTGGACGTGCAGGACCTGCTGGCCGCGAAGTTCGTCTGA
- the mutM gene encoding bifunctional DNA-formamidopyrimidine glycosylase/DNA-(apurinic or apyrimidinic site) lyase has translation MPELPEVEIARRNLVRWFSDRRLVRTESEDTRIFRGAERQQFNLLTGRLESLVRRGKYLLFAFEGGRGLMGHLGMTGKFVRRAEGQVAPYSRARFHLDDGQVIHFSDPRMFGRLEPAPASRLRELDAVRILGRDPLADGLTSGQLEQALGASRRELKVALMDQERISGLGNIHAAEALFRAGLHPCRLPGTLTPEEWKRLVQAIRASIDFGLKEQEGEEPVYLEEGRSENPFLVYGRAGGPCSQCGTQVESFTQGGRTTHFCPRCQPRDGRRAEPGAPAVDGAKARPGKR, from the coding sequence ATGCCTGAGCTACCCGAAGTCGAAATCGCCCGGCGCAACCTGGTGCGCTGGTTCAGCGACCGGCGCCTCGTGCGCACCGAATCCGAGGACACCCGCATCTTCCGGGGCGCCGAGCGCCAGCAGTTCAACCTGCTGACCGGCCGCCTGGAGTCGCTGGTCCGCCGGGGCAAGTACCTGCTCTTCGCCTTCGAGGGCGGCCGGGGGTTGATGGGGCACCTGGGGATGACGGGCAAGTTCGTCCGCCGCGCCGAGGGCCAGGTGGCGCCCTACAGCCGCGCCCGGTTCCACCTGGATGACGGCCAGGTCATCCACTTTTCCGATCCACGGATGTTCGGCCGCCTGGAGCCGGCGCCCGCCTCGCGCCTGCGGGAGCTGGACGCGGTGCGCATCCTGGGGAGGGATCCGCTGGCGGATGGCCTCACCTCGGGGCAGCTCGAGCAGGCCCTGGGCGCCTCCCGGCGGGAGCTGAAGGTGGCGCTGATGGACCAGGAGCGCATCTCCGGCCTGGGCAACATCCACGCCGCCGAGGCGCTCTTCCGCGCCGGCCTCCACCCCTGCCGCCTGCCCGGCACCCTGACGCCGGAGGAGTGGAAGCGGCTGGTGCAGGCCATCCGCGCCTCCATCGACTTCGGCCTCAAGGAGCAGGAAGGGGAGGAGCCGGTGTACCTGGAGGAGGGGCGCTCGGAGAATCCATTCCTGGTGTACGGTCGCGCCGGGGGCCCATGCTCCCAGTGCGGCACCCAGGTCGAGTCCTTCACCCAGGGCGGCCGTACCACCCACTTCTGCCCCCGGTGCCAGCCCCGGGACGGCCGCCGTGCCGAGCCGGGGGCGCCGGCCGTTGACGGCGCGAAGGCCCGCCCTGGTAAGCGTTGA
- a CDS encoding fumarylacetoacetate hydrolase family protein, with the protein MTTARYCRFLHEGRAHHGRVEGSEVVVLTAAPWAGAKETGIHRSLSSLTLLVPSDASKVVCIGQNYRKHAEEMGKPVPPEPLIFTKPSTALNGTGAPIRIPKASQEVHYEAELALVIGEKLKNADESTAARAIWGLTCFNDVTARDVQRREVQHTRAKGYDTFACAGPWAVTGLSPDDLQIVCRVNGQVRQDSRTSDMIFSPARLVSFISHIMTLLPGDLISTGTPSGVGKLSAGDTVEVELEGIGTLVNPVEMEP; encoded by the coding sequence ATGACGACCGCGCGCTACTGCCGCTTCCTGCACGAGGGCCGGGCCCACCACGGCCGGGTGGAGGGCTCCGAGGTGGTGGTCCTCACCGCCGCGCCCTGGGCCGGCGCGAAGGAGACGGGCATCCACCGCTCGCTGTCCTCGCTGACGCTGCTGGTGCCCTCGGACGCGTCCAAGGTGGTCTGCATCGGCCAGAACTACCGCAAGCACGCGGAGGAGATGGGCAAGCCGGTGCCGCCCGAGCCGCTCATCTTCACCAAGCCCTCCACGGCGCTCAACGGCACCGGCGCCCCCATCCGCATCCCCAAGGCGAGCCAGGAGGTCCACTACGAGGCGGAGCTGGCGCTCGTCATCGGCGAGAAGCTGAAGAACGCCGACGAGTCCACCGCCGCGCGCGCCATCTGGGGCCTCACCTGCTTCAACGATGTGACGGCGCGCGACGTCCAGCGCCGCGAGGTCCAGCACACCCGCGCCAAGGGCTACGACACCTTCGCCTGCGCGGGGCCCTGGGCGGTGACGGGCCTGTCCCCCGACGACCTCCAGATTGTGTGCCGCGTGAACGGGCAGGTGCGCCAGGACAGCCGCACGTCCGACATGATTTTCAGCCCCGCGCGCCTGGTGTCGTTCATCTCCCACATCATGACGCTGCTGCCCGGGGACCTCATCAGCACCGGGACGCCGTCGGGGGTGGGGAAGCTGTCGGCCGGGGACACGGTGGAGGTGGAGCTGGAGGGAATCGGGACCCTGGTGAACCCTGTTGAGATGGAGCCGTGA
- a CDS encoding M48 family metallopeptidase: MQRILVAVLGLTLTTGLSAGCTQQRISAEKAVARAFISDEEEEKLGKQVKAELETKEKIKYVEDPAVVDYVRGISASILKQASKDRPGVKWKIHVIDDPKTVNAFATPGGYLYVYTGLILAADTEAELAGVMAHEAGHVVGRHSARAMVNQMGLQTITQAALGKNPGTVAQIAAQLVSGGTMLAHGRGEEIEADEYGARYASGAGYDPRGLVTFFEKLQKEQGDTPAMMKWLSTHPTNRDRIANIQKIISEKKLRGSNNGPGGLPPIKQSLGGK, from the coding sequence ATGCAGCGCATCCTCGTGGCGGTACTCGGACTCACCCTGACAACGGGCCTGTCGGCGGGCTGCACCCAGCAGCGCATCAGCGCGGAGAAGGCCGTGGCGCGCGCCTTCATCTCAGACGAGGAGGAGGAGAAGCTCGGCAAGCAGGTCAAGGCGGAGCTGGAGACGAAGGAGAAGATCAAGTACGTGGAGGACCCCGCCGTCGTCGACTACGTGCGCGGCATCTCCGCCAGCATCCTGAAGCAAGCCTCCAAGGACCGGCCCGGGGTGAAGTGGAAGATCCACGTCATCGACGACCCGAAGACGGTCAACGCGTTCGCCACGCCCGGTGGCTACCTGTACGTGTACACGGGCCTCATCCTGGCCGCGGACACGGAGGCGGAGCTGGCCGGCGTCATGGCGCACGAGGCGGGCCACGTGGTGGGCCGGCACTCGGCGCGCGCCATGGTCAACCAGATGGGCCTGCAGACCATCACCCAGGCGGCGCTGGGGAAGAACCCGGGCACCGTGGCGCAGATCGCCGCGCAGCTCGTGAGCGGCGGCACGATGCTGGCGCACGGCCGCGGCGAGGAGATTGAAGCCGACGAGTACGGCGCGCGCTACGCCTCCGGCGCGGGCTACGACCCGCGGGGCCTCGTCACCTTCTTCGAGAAGCTCCAGAAGGAGCAGGGTGACACGCCCGCGATGATGAAGTGGCTGAGCACCCACCCCACCAACCGGGACCGCATCGCGAACATCCAGAAGATCATCTCGGAGAAGAAGCTGCGCGGCAGCAACAACGGGCCGGGCGGGCTGCCCCCCATCAAGCAGTCGCTGGGCGGCAAGTAG
- a CDS encoding tetratricopeptide repeat protein produces the protein MTLSLALATAALLSAEPSTLPPGHPVIPPGTQASPATSGMPEGHPPTEGVAPSIQPEQLPPGHPPMSGTGRAPPSAEELLKQLDSTEGLAGREKTFEIAASLGRLYYVNGRNADAVTYLQQAVERAKPTRTLFLAQRKKLGKAAVPTAEAAGCGFTVNTPVEDMGAAAQERARKGDTAGAAACARAALTPVLEVAVMHANALYLSNEGAKALAAYDDVLEVEPRHEDALYARAALLFETKGEDVAALKEAGKGFEAVAAAHPDSYRAPMAKRMAALVEETVKAGGRKQLLASRAEDRRIRLSQAPAAAAPSAPDAPRPLSQEMVDAVKNTERTPELEQGLAKLVEEGEALLAKGQYQEALANYTRVVPFQPENGRAKAGMAWALVGLERPMAARVWGVAVQSDPLSVEKLGDTLKAKGDDKGAKALWEKLATDAPDYPNKASLQAKLGK, from the coding sequence ATGACCCTGTCCCTTGCCCTGGCCACCGCGGCGCTGCTGAGCGCAGAGCCCTCCACGCTGCCCCCCGGCCACCCGGTCATCCCTCCGGGGACCCAGGCCTCGCCCGCCACCTCCGGCATGCCGGAGGGCCACCCGCCGACCGAGGGCGTGGCCCCCAGCATCCAGCCAGAGCAGCTCCCGCCGGGGCACCCGCCCATGTCGGGCACGGGCCGGGCGCCGCCGTCCGCCGAGGAGCTGCTGAAGCAGCTCGACTCCACGGAGGGGCTGGCGGGCCGGGAGAAGACCTTTGAAATCGCCGCGTCGCTGGGCCGCCTGTACTACGTGAATGGCCGCAACGCGGACGCTGTCACCTACCTCCAGCAGGCGGTGGAGCGCGCGAAGCCCACGCGGACGTTGTTCCTGGCGCAGCGCAAGAAGCTGGGCAAGGCCGCCGTTCCCACCGCGGAGGCGGCGGGCTGCGGCTTCACCGTGAACACGCCGGTGGAGGACATGGGGGCGGCCGCGCAGGAGCGCGCGAGGAAGGGTGACACCGCGGGCGCGGCGGCCTGCGCGCGCGCGGCGCTGACGCCGGTGCTGGAAGTGGCGGTGATGCACGCCAACGCGCTCTACCTGTCCAACGAAGGCGCCAAGGCGCTGGCGGCCTATGACGACGTGCTGGAGGTGGAGCCCCGGCACGAGGACGCCCTCTATGCGCGCGCCGCGCTGCTCTTCGAGACGAAGGGCGAGGACGTGGCGGCGCTGAAGGAGGCGGGGAAGGGCTTCGAGGCCGTCGCCGCGGCGCATCCGGATTCGTACCGCGCGCCCATGGCGAAGCGCATGGCGGCGCTGGTGGAGGAGACGGTGAAGGCGGGGGGCCGCAAGCAGCTCCTGGCCTCGCGCGCCGAGGACCGCCGCATCCGCCTGTCGCAGGCGCCCGCGGCCGCCGCGCCCTCCGCGCCAGACGCGCCCCGGCCGCTGTCCCAGGAGATGGTGGACGCGGTGAAGAACACCGAGCGCACGCCGGAGCTGGAGCAGGGCCTGGCGAAGCTGGTGGAGGAGGGCGAGGCGCTCCTGGCGAAGGGCCAGTATCAGGAGGCGCTCGCCAACTACACGCGCGTGGTGCCCTTCCAGCCGGAGAACGGCCGCGCGAAGGCGGGCATGGCCTGGGCCCTGGTGGGCCTGGAGCGCCCCATGGCGGCGCGCGTGTGGGGCGTGGCCGTGCAGTCCGACCCGCTCTCCGTGGAGAAGCTGGGCGACACGCTCAAGGCCAAGGGCGACGACAAGGGCGCCAAGGCCCTGTGGGAGAAGCTGGCCACCGACGCGCCGGACTACCCCAACAAGGCCAGCCTCCAGGCGAAGCTGGGCAAGTAG
- the lptM gene encoding LPS translocon maturation chaperone LptM, translating to MRHVLAPLLVAASLSLALAACGIKGPPRPPSAPATQTQPPPPESERGPLDPSGPTLTPTPGTGVETPLSPPESTDAGVL from the coding sequence ATGCGCCACGTCCTCGCTCCGCTCCTCGTGGCCGCCAGCCTGTCGCTGGCGCTGGCGGCGTGTGGCATCAAGGGGCCGCCCCGGCCGCCGTCCGCCCCGGCGACCCAGACGCAGCCGCCGCCCCCCGAGTCGGAGCGAGGACCGCTGGATCCGTCGGGGCCCACCCTGACGCCCACGCCGGGGACGGGCGTGGAGACGCCGCTGTCGCCTCCGGAGTCCACGGACGCGGGAGTCCTGTGA
- a CDS encoding TIGR04551 family protein has product MSHALLAALLVASSTATAQTPVPEGSPPAPAEAAPAESAPAAPAEAAPAAPVEATPVPSARESVSRDDLEALKEELREEIRAEAAKQSIGATDEWAEEFPEERRKLEVFTLDGYFRVRPTLFYKFDLGKAPGRELFPRSPRSPQENTQSFATMRVRLEPTFNISEQVALKMEVLGLDNFIMGAMPDTLLPGNTRNLFGIFSESQDPLADALQDSIKLRRAYGEVKTPVGILRFGRMGSQWGLGMLRNDGTCFDCDFGDTVDRVQFVTNPFEGWYVTPMLDFNDEGVKDTRGTVGEPIDLTQSDDAHSWVIAIARRDTDQVIRSKLDNNQGVLQYGLHFTYRTQKWEYDGSTTNGQNTGFIPRDATMFVPDLWLKYEEKNWRIEFEAAAQLGRIGNRALDVGGINDPTLNQSLTIAQFGGVAQGELRLLDQKLSLNLELGFASGDKAAGFGNQPGRPGSGTNGRTAPGDFEGPQYACGTGGCEDNAIRNFRFNRDYRIDLILWRELLVGVTDAIYVRPSAKYTITDGFDLYGRVIYSQAVYAESTPSFTNKALGLEVNVGADYKTEDGFIAGIAYGILFPMSGLQEFDETARLDLDTPQTIRAWLGMQF; this is encoded by the coding sequence ATGTCTCACGCCCTGCTGGCGGCGCTACTCGTCGCTTCGTCCACGGCCACCGCGCAGACGCCGGTGCCGGAGGGTAGCCCGCCCGCGCCCGCGGAAGCCGCACCCGCGGAGTCCGCTCCCGCCGCACCCGCTGAAGCCGCTCCCGCCGCGCCCGTGGAGGCCACGCCCGTGCCCTCCGCTCGCGAGAGCGTCAGCCGCGACGACCTGGAGGCCCTCAAGGAGGAGCTGCGCGAGGAGATTCGCGCCGAGGCCGCCAAGCAGTCCATTGGCGCCACGGACGAGTGGGCCGAGGAGTTCCCGGAGGAGAGGCGCAAGCTCGAGGTCTTCACGCTCGACGGCTACTTCCGCGTCCGCCCCACGCTCTTCTACAAGTTCGACCTGGGCAAGGCGCCCGGCCGGGAGCTCTTCCCGCGCTCGCCCCGCAGCCCGCAGGAGAACACCCAGTCCTTCGCCACCATGCGCGTGCGCCTGGAGCCCACCTTCAACATCTCCGAGCAGGTGGCGTTGAAGATGGAGGTCCTCGGCCTGGACAACTTCATCATGGGCGCCATGCCGGACACGCTGCTGCCCGGCAACACCCGCAACCTCTTCGGCATCTTCTCGGAGAGCCAGGACCCGCTGGCGGATGCGCTCCAGGACTCCATCAAGCTGCGCCGCGCCTACGGCGAGGTGAAGACGCCGGTGGGCATCCTGCGCTTCGGCCGCATGGGCAGCCAGTGGGGCCTGGGCATGCTGCGCAACGACGGCACCTGCTTCGACTGCGACTTCGGCGACACCGTGGACCGCGTCCAGTTCGTCACCAACCCCTTCGAGGGCTGGTACGTGACGCCGATGCTGGACTTCAACGATGAGGGCGTCAAGGACACGCGCGGCACCGTGGGTGAGCCCATTGACCTGACCCAGTCCGATGACGCGCATAGCTGGGTGATTGCCATCGCGCGCCGGGACACCGACCAGGTCATCCGCTCCAAGCTGGACAACAACCAGGGCGTGCTCCAGTACGGCCTGCACTTCACCTACCGCACCCAGAAGTGGGAGTACGACGGCTCCACCACGAACGGCCAGAACACCGGCTTCATCCCGCGCGACGCGACGATGTTCGTTCCGGACCTGTGGCTGAAGTACGAGGAGAAGAACTGGCGGATCGAGTTCGAGGCCGCCGCCCAGCTCGGCCGCATCGGCAACCGCGCGCTGGACGTGGGCGGCATCAACGACCCCACGCTCAACCAGAGCCTCACCATTGCCCAGTTCGGCGGCGTGGCGCAGGGCGAGCTGCGGCTGCTGGACCAGAAGCTGTCGCTCAACCTGGAGCTGGGCTTCGCCTCCGGCGACAAGGCGGCGGGCTTCGGCAACCAGCCGGGCCGCCCGGGCTCGGGCACCAACGGCCGGACCGCGCCGGGTGACTTCGAGGGCCCGCAGTATGCTTGTGGCACGGGCGGCTGCGAGGACAACGCCATCCGCAACTTCCGCTTCAACCGCGACTACCGCATCGACCTCATCCTGTGGCGCGAGCTGCTCGTCGGCGTGACGGACGCCATCTACGTCCGCCCGTCGGCGAAGTACACCATCACCGACGGCTTCGACCTCTACGGCCGCGTCATCTACTCGCAGGCCGTCTACGCGGAGTCCACGCCGTCGTTCACCAACAAGGCCCTGGGCCTGGAGGTCAACGTGGGCGCGGACTACAAGACGGAGGACGGGTTCATCGCCGGCATCGCCTACGGCATCCTGTTCCCGATGAGCGGCCTGCAGGAGTTCGACGAGACGGCGCGCCTCGACCTCGACACGCCGCAGACCATCCGCGCCTGGCTGGGGATGCAGTTCTAG
- the dapA gene encoding 4-hydroxy-tetrahydrodipicolinate synthase — translation MKTFEGSMTALATPFRNGALDEPAYRALVRQQIEGGTSVLVPMGTTGEAVTMTADERARAVQVVVEEAKGRVTVVGGAGSNSTAETIEGVRRVREAGADGTLIVTPYYNKPTQAGLVEHYRAVARAHPGFPIIAYNVPGRTGVDLLPDTVLRLCDIPEVVALKEATGSMPRAIDILEKCGDRMTLLSGDDFTVLPFIACGGKGVISVSSNIAPRMMADLVAAARAGNIAVARDLQVRMNALHRLLFIESSPAPVKWGLHVMGLFGPEVRLPLVQMTEPNAAKLRDAMRQLGLLNG, via the coding sequence ATGAAGACCTTCGAAGGCTCCATGACGGCGCTGGCCACTCCGTTCCGCAACGGGGCGCTGGACGAGCCCGCCTACCGGGCGCTGGTCCGCCAGCAGATTGAAGGGGGCACCAGCGTGCTGGTCCCCATGGGCACCACCGGCGAGGCCGTGACGATGACGGCCGACGAGCGCGCCCGCGCGGTGCAGGTGGTGGTGGAGGAGGCGAAGGGCCGCGTGACGGTGGTGGGCGGCGCCGGCTCCAACAGCACCGCGGAGACCATCGAAGGGGTGCGCCGCGTGCGCGAGGCGGGCGCGGACGGCACGCTCATCGTCACGCCGTACTACAACAAGCCCACCCAGGCGGGCCTGGTGGAGCACTACCGCGCGGTGGCCCGGGCGCACCCGGGCTTCCCCATCATCGCCTACAACGTGCCGGGCCGCACGGGCGTGGACCTGCTGCCGGACACGGTGCTGCGGCTGTGTGACATCCCCGAGGTGGTGGCGCTCAAGGAGGCCACCGGCAGCATGCCGCGGGCCATCGACATCCTGGAGAAGTGCGGCGACCGGATGACGCTCCTGTCCGGTGACGACTTCACCGTGCTGCCCTTCATCGCCTGCGGCGGCAAGGGCGTCATCTCCGTGTCCTCCAACATCGCGCCGCGGATGATGGCGGACCTGGTGGCGGCGGCGCGCGCGGGGAATATCGCGGTGGCGCGCGACCTCCAGGTGCGGATGAACGCGCTGCACCGGCTGCTCTTCATCGAGTCCAGCCCCGCGCCCGTGAAGTGGGGTTTGCACGTCATGGGATTGTTCGGGCCCGAAGTGCGGTTGCCCCTGGTGCAGATGACCGAGCCCAACGCCGCGAAGCTTCGAGACGCCATGCGCCAGCTCGGGCTGCTCAACGGCTGA
- the lysA gene encoding diaminopimelate decarboxylase, whose product MNHFAYRKGVLHAEDVPLQAIAESVGTPTYVYSTATLTRHVRVVTEAFGDRPHLICYSVKANSNLAILRLVAERGGGFDIVSGGELARVRHVGGDARKTVFAGVGKTQEEMEAALAAGILLFNVESAEELEALDAVGRRLGRRAPFALRVNPDVDARTHRYISTGLKTSKFGVPFEEAVALYARAKKLKGLVATGLDCHIGSQLTQTAPLRAALAKVAGLYSALKEKGHPLAYLDVGGGLGITYSDETPPSPDEYARTVLAAAGATGATLIVEPGRALVGNAGVLLTRVLYRKKTPARHFVVVDAGMNDLLRPALYEAHHGLQPLVKRRGKAVEVDVVGPVCESTDVLAKARPLVLPQAGELFAFMSAGAYGMSMSSTYNSRPRPAEVLVDGAAWRVVRERERVEELWRGERA is encoded by the coding sequence GTGAATCACTTCGCCTACCGCAAGGGCGTGCTCCACGCGGAGGATGTGCCGCTCCAGGCCATCGCCGAGTCCGTGGGCACGCCCACCTACGTGTACTCCACCGCCACGCTCACCCGGCACGTCCGGGTGGTGACGGAGGCCTTCGGAGACCGGCCGCACCTCATCTGCTACTCGGTGAAGGCCAACTCGAACCTGGCCATCCTCCGGCTCGTCGCCGAGCGCGGCGGCGGGTTCGACATCGTCTCCGGCGGTGAGCTGGCCCGGGTGCGGCACGTGGGTGGGGACGCCAGGAAGACGGTGTTCGCCGGCGTGGGCAAGACGCAGGAGGAGATGGAGGCGGCGCTGGCCGCGGGCATCCTCCTCTTCAACGTGGAGAGCGCCGAGGAGCTGGAGGCGCTGGACGCCGTGGGCCGCCGCCTGGGCCGCCGCGCGCCGTTCGCGCTGCGCGTGAATCCGGACGTGGACGCGCGCACGCACCGGTACATCTCCACGGGCCTGAAGACGTCCAAGTTCGGCGTGCCCTTCGAGGAGGCGGTGGCCCTCTACGCGCGCGCGAAGAAGCTGAAGGGCCTGGTCGCCACCGGGCTGGACTGCCACATCGGCTCGCAGCTCACCCAGACGGCGCCCCTGCGCGCGGCCCTGGCCAAGGTGGCGGGGCTGTACTCCGCGCTCAAGGAGAAGGGGCATCCGCTGGCCTACCTGGACGTGGGCGGCGGGCTGGGCATCACCTATTCGGACGAGACGCCGCCGTCGCCGGACGAGTACGCGCGCACCGTGCTGGCCGCCGCGGGGGCCACGGGCGCCACGCTCATCGTGGAGCCGGGCCGGGCGCTGGTGGGCAACGCGGGCGTGCTGCTCACGCGCGTGCTGTACCGGAAGAAGACGCCGGCGCGGCACTTCGTGGTGGTGGACGCGGGCATGAATGACTTGCTGCGCCCCGCGCTCTACGAAGCGCACCACGGCCTCCAGCCGCTGGTGAAGCGGCGGGGCAAGGCAGTGGAGGTAGACGTCGTGGGGCCGGTGTGTGAGTCCACCGACGTGCTGGCGAAGGCACGGCCCCTGGTGCTCCCGCAGGCAGGCGAGCTGTTCGCCTTCATGAGCGCGGGCGCGTACGGCATGAGTATGTCGTCCACCTATAATTCCCGGCCGCGCCCGGCCGAGGTGCTGGTGGACGGAGCGGCGTGGCGCGTGGTCCGGGAGCGGGAGCGCGTCGAGGAACTCTGGCGCGGCGAGCGGGCCTGA
- the dapB gene encoding 4-hydroxy-tetrahydrodipicolinate reductase gives MIRTVITGSTGRMGSTLLRLTHEAGDLRVVGATARPGSAAVGQDAGVAARLGPVGVLAVDSLERALDAGADVVIDFTSAELSVAHAKVCAARGVALVVGSTGFSPEASAALAESAKAVPIVAAPNMSVGVNLVIRMAAELARVLGPGFDVEVLEAHHRMKKDAPSGTALRLADVLAEALGRTQEDLAFARHGQIGARPAREIGVQTLRGGDVVGEHTVYFFGEGERIELTHRATNRDQFAAGALRAARWVAGRAPGLHDMADVLGLQRTS, from the coding sequence ATGATTCGCACCGTCATCACCGGCAGCACCGGCCGCATGGGCAGCACGTTGCTCCGCCTGACGCACGAGGCGGGTGACCTGCGGGTGGTGGGCGCCACGGCGCGTCCGGGCAGCGCCGCCGTGGGGCAGGACGCCGGGGTGGCCGCGCGGCTGGGGCCCGTGGGCGTGCTGGCGGTGGACAGCCTGGAGCGGGCGCTGGACGCGGGGGCGGACGTCGTCATCGACTTCACCAGCGCGGAGCTGAGCGTGGCGCACGCGAAGGTGTGCGCCGCGCGCGGCGTGGCGCTGGTGGTGGGCTCCACCGGCTTCTCGCCCGAGGCGTCCGCGGCGCTGGCCGAGAGCGCGAAGGCGGTGCCCATCGTCGCCGCGCCGAACATGTCGGTGGGCGTCAACCTGGTCATCCGCATGGCCGCGGAGCTGGCGCGGGTGCTGGGGCCGGGCTTCGACGTGGAGGTGCTGGAGGCGCACCACCGCATGAAGAAGGACGCGCCCAGCGGCACCGCGCTGCGGCTGGCGGACGTGCTGGCGGAGGCCCTGGGGCGCACCCAGGAGGACCTCGCCTTCGCGCGGCACGGGCAGATTGGCGCGCGGCCCGCGCGCGAGATTGGTGTGCAGACGCTCCGGGGCGGCGACGTGGTGGGCGAGCACACCGTCTACTTCTTCGGCGAGGGCGAGCGCATCGAGCTCACGCACCGCGCCACCAACCGAGACCAGTTCGCTGCTGGCGCGCTGAGGGCCGCGCGCTGGGTGGCGGGGCGCGCGCCTGGCCTCCATGACATGGCCGACGTGCTCGGCCTCCAGAGGACTTCATGA